A genomic window from Corvus hawaiiensis isolate bCorHaw1 chromosome 29, bCorHaw1.pri.cur, whole genome shotgun sequence includes:
- the TCHH gene encoding trichohyalin, with the protein MSPFLDSIATIVSVFQQHARGDGDGSGLSRGTMRELIQREFADALVKPHDPQTIEKILQFLEWDGDGDIDFNEFLLLVFRVAKCCFWFLPRAPFLVQRTKVPTGAKSLREPEIRSRGNHRQLQEEEEQETRERNRDRPRQVELQRDPRVGEMEISKGTRRDQQERRTRSRSDAEPSREPGEPIPQEYQERSQEPCEQRESRRRRQPPEPDRRGERRDREGFQEEEPADVRIGRQRREPQPRPDRWSRQDLGSDERTQQPRGADGGGDNRPREPESLREERSRHRRRELEQRELEGRSRRAAELECPESRRPHQTFLEEPLEIDLGECERAEPVERGYGQRTKRERELESAEREREIQEELEREERDDPRRKGRMRERRVDREQELELELEGSERRGHRTQEIEEEEATISQRETRERREREIREAEDDGRRERESVRYERRRETSVAAAEADVKVRREIREREPREEPGRRERPRECEEEAEPERRIVRGREREEAVRERRIHRDRELELEGSERRTREREEEVAAISQRETQERREREIREAEADGRRQRETLRYERERETSVAAAEADVKVRREIRERKPQEELGRRERPRECEEERPTCPRREREEAMRERRIHRDRELELEGSERRTREREEREAVIDQRETRERREREIREAEADGRRQRETLRYERERETSMAAAEADVKVRREIREPREELGRRERPRECEEEERRICPRREREEAVRERRIHRDRELELEGSELQTREREEREAVIDQRETQERREREIRELEDDGRRQRETLRYERERETSVAAAEADIKVRREIREPREELGRRERPRECEEEERRICPRREREEAVRERRIHRERELELEGSERRTREREEEVAAISQRETRERREREIREAEDDGRRERESVRYERRRETSVAAAEADVKVRREIRERGVEPRRERPRECEEAEPERRIVRGREREEAVRERRIHRDRELELEGSERRTREREEREAVIDQRETRERREREIRELEDDGRRQRETLRYERRRETSVAAAEADVKVRREIREREPREEPGRRERPRECEEEAEPERRIVRGREREEAVRERRIHRDRELELEGSERRTREREEREAVIDQRETRERREREIREAEADARRERESVRYERRRETSVAAAEADVKVRREIRERGEEPRRERPRECEEAEPERRIVRGREREEAVRERRIHRDRELELEGSERRSRRTREREEEVTTTDQRETREEIRLEVLEEEEEEEETEQGRCLYQTLDVDTGDLCPPGQEVPVSDLRVRYIPADPDVRPEVRVLPDPVEPQTVAYLVHVIQNLDDPKATTYEIVCQQPGQRGRPVRVRTCSVSPRPPSDRRGHPEPPARETGRAEAPPSKSREISEDLDEPRERSGKEVKDGALRDPAEPEAAKGERVKSKEIRRRPEIPEEQQDQPQGEGSQKTPREPGSGCQGREREDGKAKSCPTAPEPQESRDPERRDPGESRAHREGIQEDLEDPDLGKSCQEESRERSPQESGDSQVSWEGGTKQGQDSSQEAPNRPRDESKTS; encoded by the exons ATGTCCCCGTTCTTGGACAGCATCGCCACCATCGTCAGCGTCTTCCAGCAACACGCCCGGGGAGATGGGGACGGCTCCGGCCTCAGCCGCGGGACGATGAGGGAGCTCATCCAGAGGGAGTTCGCAGATGCCCTCGTG aagcCACACGACCCTCAGACCATCGAGAAGATCCTGCAGTTCCTGGAgtgggacggggacggggacatCGATTTTAACGAGTTCCTCCTCTTGGTGTTCCGGGTGGCCAAGTGCTGCTTCTGGTTCCTGCCGAGGGCACCGTTCCTGGTGCAGAGGACAAAGGTCCCGACTGGAGCAAAATCCCTCCGGGAGCCAGAAatcaggagcagagggaaccaccggcagctccaggaggaggaggaacaagaAACCCGGGAGAGGAATCGTGACCGGCCCCGTCAAGTTGAGCTGCAACGAGACCCCAGGGTCGGGGAGATGGAAATCTCAAAGGGAACAAGGAGGGATCAGCAGGAACGTCGCACACGGAGCAGGAGCGACGCGGAACCAAGCAGGGAGCCGGGGGAGCCGATCCCTCAGGAATACCAGGAACGGAGCCAAGAGCCGTGTGAGCAGCGGGAGAGCCGGAGAAGGCGGCAGCCCCCGGAGCCGGACAGacgaggagagaggagagatcGGGAGGGGTTCCAGGAGGAAGAACCGGCAGACGTGAGGATCGGCAGGCAACGCCGTGAACCCCAACCACGGCCGGACCGGTGGAGCCGCCAGGATCTGGGGAGTGATGAAAGAACCCAGCAGCCACGAGGAGCTGATGGAGGAGGTGACAACCGGCCACGGGAACCCGAATCGCTGCGGGAAGAGAGGAGCCGCCACCGCCGGCGTGAGCTGGAACAAAGAGAGCTGGAAGGGAGAAGCCGCCgggcagctgagctggaatgTCCGGAGTCCAGGCGGCCACATCAGACATTCCTGGAGGAACCGTTAGAGATCGACCTCGGGGAGTGTGAGAGAGCGGAGCCAGTGGAACGCGGCTACGGACAGAGAACAAAGCGGGAACGGGAGCTGGAATCGGcggaaagggaaagggagatccaggaggagctggagagggaagaaagagacgatcccagaagaaaagggagaatgAGAGAGAGGAGGGTGGATCGGgaacaggagctggagctggagctggagggatCTGAGCGCCGCGGCCACCGGACACAGGAAATAGAGGAAGAGGAGGCCACCATCAGCCAGAGAGAGACACGG GAGAGACGTGAGCGTGAAATTCGTGAGGCTGAAGATGATGGAAGGAGAGAACGAGAATCAGTGAGGTACgaaaggagaagagagaccTCCGTGGCAGCTGCAGAAGCCGACGTCAAAGTGCGCCGTGAGATCCGGGAACGGGAACCACGAGAGGAGCCGGGAAGGAGGGAACGACCCCGTGAGTGTGAAGAAGAAGCGGAACCAGAGAGGAGAATTGTCCgtgggagagagagggaagaggccGTGAGGGAGAGGAGAATCCATCGGGAtcgggagctggagctggagggctCTGAGCGCCGGACAcgggaaagggaggaagaagTGGCCGCCATCAGCCAGAGAGAGACACAGGAGAGACGTGAGCGTGAAATTCGTGAGGCTGAAGCTGATGGAAGGAGACAAAGAGAAACTCTGAGGTACGAAAGGGAGAGGGAGACCTcagtggcagctgcagaagcCGACGTCAAAGTGCGCCGTGAGATCCGGGAACGGAAACCAcaagaggagctgggaaggagggaacgacCCCGTGAGTGCGAAGAAGAAAGACCGACTTGCCCcagaagagagagggaagaggccATGAGAGAGAGGAGAATCCATCGAGAtcgggagctggagctggagggctCTGAGCGCCGGACACGGGAAAGGGAGGAACGAGAGGCTGTGATCGACCAGAGAGAGACACGGGAGAGACGTGAGCGTGAAATTCGTGAGGCTGAAGCTGATGGAAGGAGACAAAGAGAAACTCTGAGGTACGAAAGGGAGAGGGAGACCTCCATGGCAGCTGCAGAAGCCGACGTCAAAGTGCGCCGTGAGATCCGGGAACCGcgagaggagctgggaaggagggaacgacCCCGTGagtgtgaggaggaagagaggaggatTTGCCCcagaagagagagggaagaggccGTGAGGGAGAGGAGAATCCATCGGGAtcgggagctggagctggagggctCTGAGCTCCAGACACGGGAAAGGGAGGAACGAGAGGCTGTGATCGACCAGAGAGAGACACAGGAGAGACGTGAGCGTGAAATTCGTGAACTCGAAGATGATGGAAGGAGACAAAGAGAAACTCTGAGGTacgaaagagagagagagacctctgtggcagctgcagaagcCGACATCAAAGTGCGCCGTGAGATCCGGGAACCGcgagaggagctgggaaggagggaacgacCCCGTGagtgtgaggaggaagagaggaggatTTGCCCcagaagagagagggaagaggccGTGAGGGAGAGGAGAATCCATCGGGAacgggagctggagctggagggctCTGAGCGCCGGACAcgggaaagggaggaagaagTGGCCGCCATCAGCCAGAGAGAGACACGGGAGAGACGGGAGCGTGAAATTCGTGAGGCTGAAGATGATGGAAGGAGAGAACGAGAATCAGTGAGGTACgaaaggagaagagagaccTCCGTGGCAGCTGCAGAAGCCGACGTCAAAGTGCGCCGTGAGATCCGGGAACGAGGTGTGGAGCCAAGAAGAGAGCGACCCCGTGAGTGCGAAGAAGCAGAACCAGAGAGGAGAATTGTCCgtgggagagagagggaagaggccGTGAGAGAGAGGAGAATCCATCGGGAtcgggagctggagctggagggctCTGAGCGCCGGACACGGGAAAGGGAGGAACGAGAGGCTGTGATCGACCAGAGAGAGACACGGGAGAGACGTGAGCGTGAAATTCGTGAACTCGAAGATGATGGAAGGAGACAAAGAGAAACTCTGAG GTACgaaaggagaagagagaccTCCGTGGCAGCTGCAGAAGCCGACGTCAAAGTGCGCCGTGAGATCCGGGAACGGGAACCACGAGAGGAGCCGGGAAGGAGGGAACGACCCCGTGAGTGTGAAGAAGAAGCGGAACCAGAGAGGAGAATTGTCCgtgggagagagagggaagaggccGTGAGAGAGAGGAGAATCCATCGGGAtcgggagctggagctggagggctCTGAGCGCCGGACACGGGAAAGGGAGGAACGAGAGGCTGTGATCGACCAGAGAGAGAC ACGGGAGAGACGTGAGCGTGAAATTCGTGAGGCTGAAGCTGATGCAAGGAGAGAACGAGAATCAGTGAGGTACgaaaggagaagagagaccTCCGTGGCAGCTGCAGAAGCCGACGTCAAAGTGCGCCGTGAGATCCGGGAACGAGGTGAGGAGCCAAGAAGAGAGCGACCCCGTGAGTGCGAAGAAGCAGAACCAGAGAGGAGAATTGTCCgtgggagagagagggaagaggccGTGAGAGAGAGGAGAATCCATCGGGAtcgggagctggagctggagggctCTGAGCGCCGCAGCCGCCGGACAcgggaaagagaggaagaagtgACCACCACTGACCAGAGAGAGACACGGGAGGAGATCAGACTGGAGGTcctggaggaggaagaagaggaagaggagacgGAGCAGGGCCGGTGCCTGTACCAGACCCTGGACGTGGACACCGGAGATCTCTGCCCGCCAGGACAGGAGGTGCCCGTCAGTGACCTCAGGGTCCGGTACATCCCCGCTGACCCCGATGTCCGGCCCGAGGTCCGGGTGCTGCCCGATCCCGTTGAGCCCCAGACCGTCGCCTACTTGGTCCACGTGATCCAGAACCTGGATGACCCCAAGGCCACCACCTACGAGATCGTGTGCCAGCAGCCCGGCCAGCGGGGCCGGCCCGTGCGCGTCAGGACCTGCTCCGTGTCCCCGCGGCCACCGAGTGACCGCAGGGGCCACCCCGAGCCGCCAGCCAGAGAAACGGGGAGGGCTGAGGCGCCACCTTCCAAATCCCGGGAAATCTCCGAGGATCTGGATGAGCCCCGGGAAAGATCTGGAAAAGAGGTGAAGGACGGAGCTCTCCGGGATCCCGCTGAGCCGGAGGCTGCGAAAGGCGAGCGGGTGAAATCCAAGGAGATCCGGAGGCGCCCCGAGatccctgaggagcagcaggatcagccCCAGGGAGAGGGATCCCAGAAAACCCCGCGGGAGCCCGGATCCGGCTGCCAGGGGAGAGAGCGGGAGGACGGCAAGGCCAAGAGCTGCCCCACGGCTCCGGAGCCTCAGGAATCTCGGGATCCGGAGCGGAGAGATCCCGGAGAGAGCCGGGCCCACAGAGAGGGAATCCAGGAGGATCTGGAGGATCCTGATCTGGGAAAGAGCTGCCAGGAGGAATCCAGGGAGAGGAGCCCCCAGGAATCCGGTGATTCCCAGGTTTCTTGGGAAGGTGGCACCAAGCAGGGCCAGGATTCCTCGCAGGAGGCCCCGAATCGCCCCAGGGATGAATCCAAGACATCCTGA
- the S100A11 gene encoding protein S100-A11: MPTETERCIESLLAVFQRYAGKEGDSCSLSKREFRAFMDTELAAFTKNQKDPGVVDRMMKKLDLNSDGQLDFQEFLNLIGGIAVACHNSLLLKSPNP, from the exons ATG CCCACGGAGACGGAGCGCTGCATCGAGTCGCTGCTGGCCGTGTTCCAGCGCTACGCCGGCAAGGAGGGAGATTCCTGCTCCCTCTCCAAGCGGGAATTCCGGGCCTTCATGGACACCGAGCTGGCTGCCTTCACCAAG aaCCAGAAGGATCCGGGCGTGGTGGACAGGATGATGAAAAAGCTGGATCTGAACAGCGACGGGCAGTTGGATTTCCAGGAATTCCTGAACCTCATCGGCGGCATCGCCGTGGCCTGCCACAACTCCCTGCTCCTGAAATCCCCCAATCCATGA
- the LOC125318380 gene encoding uncharacterized protein LOC125318380 — protein sequence MNSQCPPCSCLEEAAQSNPCSPCAVEQNSQADPCPCQDVCPSCLCDPPQIPLGVTSPSLPTDSGTCAEADPVKTLSSGEEPFTIETPGMCVMTFPLQKSILTVELCSMDTPETFPLCQEERCVTETAGTCLENLEKLSQELPVAALEPCTLEVLELGAEEPCQAQGAILGDPCASQSGISRDPCASTGPCQSQGLEDAGDPKDSRSQTSPRTPFRLNSCTSSIVERCLSRCQSWFRGKK from the coding sequence ATGAATTCCCAGTGCCCGCCCTGTTCCTGCCTGGAAGAGGCCGCCCAGAGcaatccctgctctccctgtgccgtggagcagaattcccaggcggatccctgcccatgccaggaTGTTTGTCCCTCCTGTCTCTGTGACCCTCCTCAGATCCCGCTCGGGGTCACCTCCCCGTCCCTCCCCACAGACTCTGGGACTTGCGCGGAAGCCGATCCCGTGAAAACCCTGAGCTCGGGAGAGGAACCCTTCACCATCGAGACCCCCGGGATGTGCGTGATGACGTTCCCGCTCCAGAAATCCATCCTGACCGTGGAGCTGTGCTCCATGGACACCCCGGAGACCTTCCCGCTGTGCCAGGAGGAGCGTTGTGTCACCGAAACAGCCGGGACCTGCCTGGAAAACCTGGAAAAGCTCTCCCAGGAGCTCCCCGTCGCAGCTCTGGAGCCCTGCACCCTCGAGGTGCTGGAGTTGGGCGCGGAGGAGCCCTGCCAGGCTCAGGGAGCGATCCTGGGGGATCCCTGCGCATCCCAAAGCGGGATTTCCAGGGATCCATGTGCATCCACGGGGCCGTGCCAGTCCCAGGGACTTGAGGACGCCGGAGATCCCAAGGACAGCAGATCCCAAACGTCCCCACGGACCCCGTTCCGCCTCAACTCCTGCACTTCCAGCATCGTGGAGCGCTGCCTTTCCCGCTGCCAGAGCTGGTTCCGGGGCAAGAAATAG